The Rhodanobacter sp. LX-99 genome segment TGCGCCGAGGCGGTGTGGTGGCGCTGCCACCGCTCGCTGATCGCCGACGTGCTGAAACTGCGCGGGATCGAGGTGATCCACATCATCGATGCGACGCACACGACGGTGCATCCGTATACGTCGCCGGCGCGGATTATGGATGGAAAGTTGAGTTATGCGGCGCCGCAGGGGGAGTTGCTGTAGCGCCTCGGCGCATACCTCGGCGTCGCACGTCGACCCGAAGCGGACAGGCTGGCCGAGACCCCGCTGCAAACTCTCCCAGAGCATTGTCGATTTCCGATCATCAGCTTCGTCGTCAGTGCATCCCCACCCAAAGGATCTCCCATGAAATACGTCGGCCTGGCCTACTTCACCCCCGAAAAATTCGCCGCGATGGCACCAGACGATGTCAAGGAACTGGTGAGCCAATGCCCGGCATTGGACGAGAAGATGCGCGCCACCGGCAAGGTTCTGGTTTCCGCGTCGCTTGGCGACATGGACAGCTGGAGGACGCTTCGCCCGCGCAGCGGCAAGACGCACGTCAGCGATGGGCCTTACACCGAGTCGAAGGAAGTGGTGGGCGGCCTGTTCATCATCGAGGCGGACAGCCGTGACGAGGCGCTGCGCATCGCATCCATGCACCCCGCCGCCACGCTGGGCGAAGAAGGCGGATGGGCCATCGAGCTTATCCCCATGGATTTCTACCTGGCCCAATGATGGCTTGGACGCCTGCATCAAGAATGCTTCGGCGCCCTTTCTCCACAAACGCCTTTACGGCCTCGTGAGTCACCTCGGCTCTTCCGCTCCTGCAACCGCGCAGCAGTTGCACACCGAGTGCGGGACGGGATGGCCCGTACTCTGCCCGGGGCCCCTTGCGCGGCGGTGGGTCGGGGTCGACAGGCCGCAGGCAGACGAAAGCGCTTTGCCTTGAATCCGCATCAGCGCGACAGAAGCATCGCCCGCGAGCGGGCTCCTACCGGGGCACGAGTCATCCGCGCAGTAGCGCAAGGCATGCGCGCGCGAGGCAACCCCGATCACTCCTTCTTGATCGCATGCCCCCCAAATTCATTGCGCAGCGACGCCAGCAGCTTGTCGGCGAACGAATCGCTGTCGCGCGAACGGAAGCGTTCCATCAGCGACAGCGTGATCACCGGGGCGGAGACGTTGAGTTCCAGCGCGGCGCTCACGGTCCAGCGGCCTTCGCCGGAATCGACCACGTAGGGCGCGATGCCGTCCAGGTTCGGGTTCTTGCCGAGCGCGTCGGTGGCGAGGTCGAGCAGCCAGGAGCGCACCACGCTGCCGGTGCGCCAGATCTCGCCGACCTGGTGCAGGTCGAGGCCGAACTCCTCCTTGTGCTTGAGTATCGCGAAGCCTTCGGCATAGGCCTGCATCATCCCGTACTCGATGCCGTTGTGGACCATCTTGGTGTAATGGCCCGAGCCGGCCGGGCCGACCCGGCCCCAGCCCTGGTCCTTCGCCGGCGCCAGCGTTTCGAAGATCGGCCGCAGCGCCTCGACGGTTTTTTCGTCGCCGCCGATCATCATGCTGTAGCCCTCCTTGAGGCCCCACACCCCGCCGCTGGTGCCGCAGTCGACGTAGCCCAGGCCGCGCTCGGCATACAGCTGCGCGCGGCGCAGCGTGTCCTTGTAGTTGGAGTTGCCGCCGTCGATCACGGTGTCGCCCTTGGTCAGCAGCGGCAGCAAGGTGTCGACGGTGTCGTCGGTGATCTTGCCGGCCGGCACCATCAGCCACAGCACGCGCGGCGCCGGCAAGGCCTTGACCAGGGCTTCCAGCGAGGCCGCCGGCGCGATGCCGTTCGCTTCGGCCGCCTTGCGCGCGTCCGCGTTCGGGTCGAAGCCGCTGACCTTGTGGCCGCCTTTCACCAGGCGCTCCGCCATGTTGGCGCCCATGCGCCCGAGACCCACCATGCCAAGTTCCATCGTGTTCACTCCGTAACGGGAAAGGTTGTCGTGTTCATGCGCGCCGCTGGCCGGCATCCAGCCAGCCGCCGTCGAAGCCGGCGCGGCGCAGGCCGTCGGCGATCCAGCGGCAGCCGCGCATCAGTTCCCACAGCATGCCGCTGCGATGGTTCTCCACCATCAGCACGATCGGGCCAAGGTTGAGGCCGAAGCAGTACGGCGACACCCAGCCGTCCAGCAACTGGCCGGGCTTGTCGACCCAAGTCTGGTTGAAGCTGGCCTTGAAGCCGTAGGGATGCGCGTCGTGCAGCTGCAGCGTGTGGATGAAGTGGTGCACTGTCGGCAGCACGATTTCCGGCGCGAACGGCAGCGACGCCACCACCGCCCACGGCGCCAGCGTGCCATCGTCGATGCCGTACGGCGCGCCGCGGCCGACGTAGTCCTCGAAGCGGCGCTCGATGCCGTCGATCTTCCGCGTCGCCGGACCGGGACCATCGCTGGCGGTGATGCCCCAGCAGTGATCGCTGTAGCCTTTGAAGCCGAGCGGGTTGTCGCTGGCGTAGCGCTGTTGGACCAGGGTGGCGCGCCGGCTGTTCTCGAAGTAGTCGATGCCCTTGTCGCGCATGAACGCGTCGCGGATGCCGCGAAAGTCGATCCACACCTGCGACAGCTGGTGGGTGAACAGCGGGCCGCAGTACAGGTAGTCGATGTCGTAGCAGCGCTTCCACTCGTAGGTGGACGACCAGGCCGCATAGGCCGCGGGCGGCAGCGCATGGGTGGGCGAGCCGAGCGCCAGCACGTACAGCAGCAGGCCCTCGTCGTAGCCCTGCCAGCGATGCGGGATGAAGCCGCTTTCCGGGTGCCAGCCGTGGCCGATGGTGCCGTCGGCGGCCTGCGCCCACGGCCACTCCGCGCGCCGGTAGAGGAAGTTCGCCGTGTCGCGGATTTCCTTCTGCTCGGCGGTGTCGTCGTCGAAGTACGCCGCGGCGGTCAGCATGCCGGCGAACAGGAAGGCGCTGTCCACCGTGGACAGCTCGCACTGCCACGCGCGCCTGCCGGTCTGCATGTCGAGGAAGTGGTAGTAGAAGCCGCGGTGGCCAGTGGCATCGGGTTCGGTGCCCTGCGCGCTGTCGCGGAAGAAACGCAATGTGGCCAGCGTGCGCCCGATCGCCGTGTGGCGGTTCATCAGGCCGCGCTCGACCGCCACCGGGTAGCAGCTCAGCGCCAATCCGGTCGCGGCGATGCTGGCCGGCCAGTCCGGCGCGGTCTTGTCCGCGACCAGGCCGTTCTGCGGGTTCGTCTCGCACTGGAAGTAGGCGAACGCCTTGTTCTGCAGGTGCCGCAGCTGCGTGCCGGATTCGAGCGGATGACTGGGCGGATGGGAACGCATGGATCTGGTCGTGGCCTGTCGCGGTGAGGGCAGCCCGGGCACGGAAGACGCCGCGCCGTCGGCGCCGGATCGCACGCCCGATGGATGCCGCATGCATCCTACTCCGCGGCATGGTGAAGCGCGGGTTGACGCCACCTATGCCTCGCCCGGCGCATGCTGGGGTTTTCGTCGCCGTCGACAGGAGTCGCCATGTCATCGCCTTCCTCCCGCAGCACCGATGCGGAGCAGCGCTGCCTGCTGTCCAACGGCCGCTACAGCGTGATGCTGGGCGCGAACGGCTCCGGCTTCAGCCGCTGGCGCGGCCTGGCGGTGACGCGCTGGCGCGAGGACCCGGTCGGCGACGGCTGGGGCAGCTACCTGCTGCTGCGCGACGAAGACAGCGGCGAAACGTGGTCGGCCAGTCGGCAGCCGTACGGCAACCGCACGCCGGACGACGCGGTCGCGTTCGATGCCGGGCGGGCCCGTTTCAGCCGGCGCCACCACAGCGTGCACAGCGTGCTGGACGTGGCGGTGGCGGCCGACGCCGACATCGAACTGCGCCGGCTCACCCTGAGCAACCACGGCGACCGCACGCGCACGCTGTCGCTGACTTCGTACGCCGAGCTGGTGCTCGGCCCGATCGGCGCCGACAACGCGCACCCGGCGTTCTCCAAGATGTTCGTGCAGACCGAATGGAGCGCCACGCGCGGCATCCTGCTGGCCACGCGGCGTCGGCGCGACGGCAGCGAGGCCGAAGTGTGGACGGCGCAGGCGCTGCAGATCGCCGGGAAGGATGACGGCGATGCCGGTGAATTCGAAACCGACCGCGCACGCTTCCTCGGCCGCCTGCGCACGCTGCGCCATGCGCAGGCGATGCAGCCGGGCGCCGCGCTGTCGAACACCGTCGGCTGCGTGCTCGATCCGGTGTTCAGCCTGCGCCGCCGCTTCACGCTGGCGCCGAACGGCAGCGTGGCCCTGATGCTGTGGACGCGACTGGCCGATTCGCGCGACGGCGCCATGGCCCTGACCGCGCAACTCGGCGATCCGGACGCCGCCGCGCGGCTGTTCGACGGCGCGGCGCAACGTGCCGAAGCCGAGTGCGCACAGCTCGGCATCGACGCCACGCAGGCGACGCGGTTCGCCCGCTGGATGAGCGCGCTGCTGTACAACGATCCGTGCCAGCGCGCGGCACCCGACGCGCTGGCGCGCGGCCGCGGCGGCGCGCCGGTGCTGTGGTCCGCCGGCATCTCCGGCGACCGGCCGATCATCCTGCTGCGCCTCGGCGAGGCCGACGACCTGTCGCGCGTAAGCGAGGTGCTGCAGGCGCAGCAGCACTGGCGCCGCCAGCAACTTGCCGTCGACGTGGTGCTGCTGCAGGCCGCCGGCGATGCACGGCAGGCTGCGCTCGATTCGCTGGTGGGTGCGCAGCAGGCGCGCCTGAAAACCGACGGCCCGTTGCCCAAGGCCGAACTGTTCGCGTTGCGCGACGACGCGATCGGCGAGGATTTGCGCAGCGGCTTGCTGACGGTGGCGCGCGTGGTGCTGGACGCGGCGCAACCGACACAGATCGCCGCCGGATCGTCGCCCGCCCCCGCCGCGCCGGCGCCGATCCGCGCGACCGCCATGGCTGCGGCCGTCGCCGCCAACGCCGATGCGCCGGAATTCGCCAACGGCCACGGCGGCTTCGTCGACGGCGGCCGCGCCTACCGGATCGAACTCGACGGGCAGCGCCCCACGCCCGCGCCATGGGTGAACGTGATGGCGAACCCCGCGTTCGGCTGCATGCTGTCGGCCGAAGGCGGCGGTTATGCGTGGTCGCTCAACAGCCAGCAGAATCCGCTGACGCCGTGGCCGAACGACCCGGTCAGCGACAGCCCGCACGACGTGCTGTACCTGCGCGACGAGGACACCGGCGTGCTGTGGAGCGCGTGCGCGCTGCCGATCCGCGTGGCCGACGCGCACTACGCGGCCACCCACGGCAAGGGCTGGACGCGCTTCGAGCACGACGCGCACGGCATCGAACTGGAGCTGCTGCAGTGCGTGCCGACGGACGATCCGCTCAAGCTGTCGCGCCTGCGCCTGTGCAATCGCTCGCCGCGCACGCGGCGGCTGTCGGTGACCGGCTACGTGGAGTGGGCGCTGGGCGCGAACGGCAGCACGCCGGCGCCGTTCGTGATCACCTCGCGCGACGAACGCACCGGTGCGTTGTTCGCGCGCAACCGCTGGCGGCCCGACTTCGGCGACCGCGTGGCCTTCATCGACCTGGCCGGGCCCGCGCATTCGATGAGCGGCGACCGCCACGAATTCCTGGGACCGCTCGGCACGGTCGCGCAGCCACAGGCGCTGCGCGACGGTACGCCGCTGTCCGGCCGCCTCGGCGCCGGGCTGGAGCCCTGCGGCGCGCTGCAGGTGCGCATCGAACTGCCGCCCGGCACGCAACTCGACCTGCGGCTCCTGCTCGGCGAAGCCGCCGACGAGAGCGCGGCGCAGGCGCTGGTCGAGAAATATCGCGCGGCCGATATCGCGGGCGTGCTCGCCGACGTCGCCGCGCAATGGAACGGCCTGCTCGACGCCGTGCAGGTGCGCACGCCCGATCGCGCGCTGGACATCCTGCTCAACGACTGGCTGCTGTACCAGGTCACCAGCTGCCGGCTGTGGGCGCGCACCGCCTACTTCCAGGCCAGCGGTGCCTACGGTTTCCGCGACCAGCTGCAGGACGTGATGGCGCTGTGCGTGAGCCGCCCCGACCTCGCCCGCGAACACCTGCTGCGCGCGGCCGGCCGCCAGTTCGCCGAGGGCGACGTGCAGCACTGGTGGCTGCCGCCGGGCGGCCAGGGCATCCGCACCAAGGTCAGCGACGACCG includes the following:
- a CDS encoding YciI family protein, with the protein product MKYVGLAYFTPEKFAAMAPDDVKELVSQCPALDEKMRATGKVLVSASLGDMDSWRTLRPRSGKTHVSDGPYTESKEVVGGLFIIEADSRDEALRIASMHPAATLGEEGGWAIELIPMDFYLAQ
- the gnd gene encoding phosphogluconate dehydrogenase (NAD(+)-dependent, decarboxylating); this encodes MELGMVGLGRMGANMAERLVKGGHKVSGFDPNADARKAAEANGIAPAASLEALVKALPAPRVLWLMVPAGKITDDTVDTLLPLLTKGDTVIDGGNSNYKDTLRRAQLYAERGLGYVDCGTSGGVWGLKEGYSMMIGGDEKTVEALRPIFETLAPAKDQGWGRVGPAGSGHYTKMVHNGIEYGMMQAYAEGFAILKHKEEFGLDLHQVGEIWRTGSVVRSWLLDLATDALGKNPNLDGIAPYVVDSGEGRWTVSAALELNVSAPVITLSLMERFRSRDSDSFADKLLASLRNEFGGHAIKKE
- a CDS encoding glucoamylase family protein → MRSHPPSHPLESGTQLRHLQNKAFAYFQCETNPQNGLVADKTAPDWPASIAATGLALSCYPVAVERGLMNRHTAIGRTLATLRFFRDSAQGTEPDATGHRGFYYHFLDMQTGRRAWQCELSTVDSAFLFAGMLTAAAYFDDDTAEQKEIRDTANFLYRRAEWPWAQAADGTIGHGWHPESGFIPHRWQGYDEGLLLYVLALGSPTHALPPAAYAAWSSTYEWKRCYDIDYLYCGPLFTHQLSQVWIDFRGIRDAFMRDKGIDYFENSRRATLVQQRYASDNPLGFKGYSDHCWGITASDGPGPATRKIDGIERRFEDYVGRGAPYGIDDGTLAPWAVVASLPFAPEIVLPTVHHFIHTLQLHDAHPYGFKASFNQTWVDKPGQLLDGWVSPYCFGLNLGPIVLMVENHRSGMLWELMRGCRWIADGLRRAGFDGGWLDAGQRRA
- a CDS encoding glycosyl transferase family 36, with protein sequence MSSPSSRSTDAEQRCLLSNGRYSVMLGANGSGFSRWRGLAVTRWREDPVGDGWGSYLLLRDEDSGETWSASRQPYGNRTPDDAVAFDAGRARFSRRHHSVHSVLDVAVAADADIELRRLTLSNHGDRTRTLSLTSYAELVLGPIGADNAHPAFSKMFVQTEWSATRGILLATRRRRDGSEAEVWTAQALQIAGKDDGDAGEFETDRARFLGRLRTLRHAQAMQPGAALSNTVGCVLDPVFSLRRRFTLAPNGSVALMLWTRLADSRDGAMALTAQLGDPDAAARLFDGAAQRAEAECAQLGIDATQATRFARWMSALLYNDPCQRAAPDALARGRGGAPVLWSAGISGDRPIILLRLGEADDLSRVSEVLQAQQHWRRQQLAVDVVLLQAAGDARQAALDSLVGAQQARLKTDGPLPKAELFALRDDAIGEDLRSGLLTVARVVLDAAQPTQIAAGSSPAPAAPAPIRATAMAAAVAANADAPEFANGHGGFVDGGRAYRIELDGQRPTPAPWVNVMANPAFGCMLSAEGGGYAWSLNSQQNPLTPWPNDPVSDSPHDVLYLRDEDTGVLWSACALPIRVADAHYAATHGKGWTRFEHDAHGIELELLQCVPTDDPLKLSRLRLCNRSPRTRRLSVTGYVEWALGANGSTPAPFVITSRDERTGALFARNRWRPDFGDRVAFIDLAGPAHSMSGDRHEFLGPLGTVAQPQALRDGTPLSGRLGAGLEPCGALQVRIELPPGTQLDLRLLLGEAADESAAQALVEKYRAADIAGVLADVAAQWNGLLDAVQVRTPDRALDILLNDWLLYQVTSCRLWARTAYFQASGAYGFRDQLQDVMALCVSRPDLAREHLLRAAGRQFAEGDVQHWWLPPGGQGIRTKVSDDRLWLAYVAAHYVEVSGDAAVLDEVLPFLAGQPIPDGATDAFFQPERSDRQASVYEHCALAIDSSLTRGAHGLPLIGTGDWNDGMNAVGAEGRGESSWLGWFLLATIAKFAPHAEQRGEAERAQRWRGHADDLRAALERAWDGQWYRRGYYDDGAPLGSHESDECRIDTIAQSWSVLAGSRDREHAAQAMAAVDRLLVDHPNRIHRLFTPPFDHSRENPGYVKGYPPGVRENGGQYTHGAAWSIFAWAGLGDGDRAGRLFDLLNPIHHGDSPAAVERYKVEPYVACADVYSVAPHVGRGGWTWYTGSAAWLYRAGLEAVLGFRLRGDRLCIEPCIPKDWPGFRLSYRHRGKQQVTCYEISVENPDGVCRGVARVELDGQTPATGNEVPLVDDGEAHRLLIVLGRLEPNPRM